The genomic region TGATCGCGATAAACTGCTAGAATTTAATTATTTCTTCGTTCGCAAAGTGATGTTCATGAAGTACTCTCAGGGTTACATCGTTCTTCCCGGAGGATTTGGCACTATGGACGAGCTGTTCGAAGCGATTACATTAATACAAACGGGTAAGATTGCTCGGTTCCCGATCGTCTTGGTTGGTTCAGAATATTGGAGTGGGCTATTCGACTGGATTACCAATACAATGCTGACCAACAAGTATATCTCGGAAGAAGATCTGATGTTGTATCGTCTGGTAGATACAGCCGAGGAAGCAACGGAACATATCTTCCGATTCTACGACAAGTATTTATTGAAACCAAACTTCTAATCCCAAAACGACAACATGTCACATACAGATTTAAAGAGCTATTTGCTCGGTAAGTGGAATCTTAGTTTTCGTGGATCCCAAACCGGCGAACATATCGAAGCTGATTTCCATCCGGAATGCGAAGGAAGGACCTATTATCAGTTCAATGAAGATCAAAGCGGTTCAGATAAGTTTTATATCTATAACGAAGGTTCTTGTGGGGAGCAGCCAAGCAGCAATTTCTCCTGGGAATTAAGAGACAATATACTCGTTCGGAATGAAAGCATTTCCGAAGAAGATTTTGTT from Sphingobacterium sp. BN32 harbors:
- a CDS encoding lipocalin family protein; this encodes MSHTDLKSYLLGKWNLSFRGSQTGEHIEADFHPECEGRTYYQFNEDQSGSDKFYIYNEGSCGEQPSSNFSWELRDNILVRNESISEEDFVAVAEYEVYPIDENEMEWRIQILSDDEEQQLFMMKWRRAE